The following DNA comes from Candidatus Eisenbacteria bacterium.
AAGGACGTGTTGAGAGCTGAGTTCTCTCCTGGGAAGGCAAGGTCAGTGGCTGCAAATGAAGCTATAGAACCTCCACCTGCGAACTTCAGAATGGCTTCACCAATTCCCTCAGTCGTAGGCTCATCAAACTTCCCAACAGCGCACGATGCCGATATGAACAGGTGCAGCCTCCTTCCATTGGTCAAAGTCCCGACATCTATGTCTCTGAAGACGTCCTCGTCGGCAAGCAGGTCAGCCCCGCCGTGCCCGACAAAATTGAAGATCAACGCCCCGCTGCCGATCAGCGATTTCAGCATCTCCTTCGCCTTAGGCTTTGAATCCAACTTGCAAACAGGTTGGTCTGGATATATGAGAGGCGATTGCTGAAATTCGGTCAGATAGACCTTTTTCCGGTCAAATTCAGCAGGAAGGTAAATGCTCAGACGTTCGGCCTGGAGCACGTGAGTCCAGGCAAGATTGTCGGCCTCCTGTCTCTTACACGTGTCGTCGGCCACAAGGATTACCTTGCTTCGCCAATCCCCGGATTCGGGCGATTCCTCATAGGTGATTATCTTGTTCAGCAGAATTCCAAGCTCCGCCAGATCTTTTGCCGGGACCCTCCCTACAGCAAGATCGAGGAGATTGTCAGTCGGAACTGTGTCCATCAGCGCGAACCAGTCGTCTGTCACATACTGAGTGGAAGTATATTGGTCGTATCCGTTCTGATATGTCGGGATCTGATTCTCAATGTGAGTCCCTTCGAAGTCCTTATAGTCCCTTGTAGCGTCACCAACGAAGACTATGAAGGAAGGCTGTCTCAGCCATTCTGCATAAGCGAACCGAAGGAAGTTGCGGAGCGCAGTCGGATCAACCATTCCCCACGCGAACTCGTCGTAAATGTCCGACATCGTGATCACTTCAACCTTCGGCGAGCCGATGCCCGGGAGTCTTCTGCTTCTCAGCGAACGGAGAGGCTCGACTCCGCTTTTCAGTTTGTCTCCCACGACGACAATGTAGTCTGCTTCGGAAGCTGCCCTCAGCCATCTTGTTGCGCCTGCCCCGTTCAGCGGCGGATCGTCAACTTCGGCCTTCACAGGGGACCTCATGCCATCCAAAGTACAGATCCAATATCGCCTTGGGCTTCCGGCCATGTCATCGTCGATCTCGATCGTATAGGACCCGGTCCCGGCCTGATTTTTTCTGATGCCGGTCAGCTTCACCGGGTTCCTCCAATCCGTAACATCCAGCGCGTAAACTTGCGGCACCCCGCTCGCCGAGGTCACACCGGAGACGGAATACGTGACATTACCGGTAGAATCGGTTGAACCGAATCCCAGCCTGTTGGATTCGGTCTTCAACTGCCTCTCGTAGTCGAATTCGAAGAATGCGAGATAAGTCTGATCGTCTCTTGTTATCCCTGAGGGCAGCGAAGGGTCAACGATAAGCGGAATATCCATGAACAGGGTGTCGAGCTCGCCAAGTCTGAAGCTGGAAGGGTCGATCGTTCTGACAATGTCAATCCTGCCTGACGCTGAAGGATCCTTGTATCCGCCGTTCCATCCCACAGAGGCAAGTGTATCCGCAAGACTATTCCACATGAGATTCAGGTAGTGGGTGTTGTAAAAAGATGAACGAACGTTCGACTCCCCCCAGAATCTCGCCAGGAATTTCACCGGTGTTGACGCGACAATGCCGGGAAGCCTGAGGATCTTGTACGTGGGCGGATCAGTGTCGTGGAGCACTTCCCACCACCACTTCTCCCACTTCACTGTCCTGTCGACACGAGTTTTGTCCTGGATAAGAGTTGCATCGTGGAACCGGTTCTGCTCAAGGTGAATTCTCTCCGGAAATGACTCAAATGCGCTTCTCGCCCCGGCGGCCGCGGATCTCTCAGTCATTGCCCTCGGCAGCGGATTCTGCGTGAAGCTTCCGCCCCAGGTGAGCCACAGAACCGAATAGCGGGTATAAATGTTCTCATAATAAGATCTGGACCTTTGGGCAGTCGAGAAACCAGACAACCAGCCCGAAGGGCTGAGCGCAAAGAACGCTACATATTCGTCGTCCTCAAAAAATGCGTCGGAATCGTAGCTTCCGAGAATTGCACATTCATCCATCCATGAAGGAAGAGCGGAGTCCAGAGCTGCCTCGTCGAGCATCGTGAGCGATCCGGAGAACACCCTTAAGGTGCTTGGGTCAATGGCCGCGACGGCCGCCTGATCGACTCCCGCGGATCGCAGAAGCGAAGGCGTCACAGCGTAGAGGCCGCTCTCCTCGACGTACAGTTTGACCCAATTCTGGGACGAGTTGAAATAATCGGTCGTGGAGAATGCCTTTTTCGCCGGGCCTTTCCTTTGGACCCTCCAGGCCCTTGCCGATTCGTAGTTCAAAAGAGCCGAGCTGTAGATGGACTCAAGCGGCTCCTTTTCCGCAGAGTAAGAAGGAGCTCTTCCACCTTTCATTCTCACCGAAATAATCATCCTCTTCGTTAGCACCGTCGTCTTTCGACCGGCATCAAATTCCACCGGCGTAATGATGATCGAGGCCACTCTTTGATTTCTCATAGAAGAGACTGAGGCCAGCTCAACCGGAGCCGCCGGGAACCGGCCGCGCGCATCAGAGTTCACACCTTCAAAAACAATCTCCCCGACGTCTGCTGTTTCGAGCCTGGAGAAAGTAACATCGATGGAGCTTCCGTCCCGCACGCCGAGAAGCACCTCTTTCCTGGGAAGCGCCGGTTCTCCATTTCTCATGAGATTGTTGCAGTCCTCGATAGTCACGGTCTCGCCGCCGCCCGGGAGCGGAGATTGCTGAACTTGTCCCATATTGAATTCAAACTCAATGATGTCTGGGCTGGATCTCAGAAGGGTAACGGTTTCGTGAGCCGAACTCACACCGGCGAGGTCTCCCGTGCCCAGGAGAATGAGGGTAAGGACAAGGGCCGGCCAAGGAAGCAGCGGGAAGCGATGATGCATGACGTCCGTGAATCTCACCTCAGCTGAGTTTTTCTGCTTCATCAATCAACATGATCGGAATGCCGTCTTCAATCCTGTAGGCCAGTTTGCAGCCGTGGCAGAGAAGTTTCCCTTCGTCCCGCCTGTAGTCAAGATCGCCCTTACACTTCGGGCAAACGAGAATGTCAAGAAGGTCTTTGCTGAGCAATTTTGTCCTCCTTCTTTTCCAGGCACCTGCTTCCGGTGAGAAGCTCTCCTGATAGGACCGGATCGCCATTCTCACACGCCGAGCTTCGTCCGGTCTCTGGCGGGCCTCTCGGCCCCGGATCTCAGATCCTCCAGTACCCTCTCCTCCAGAACCTCAACTATCCTCTCCGCCGCCCTCCCGTCACCATAAGGATTCACTGCAGTCGACATCCTTTCGTAGAGCGATGCATCATCGAACAGCCGGAAAGTTTCTTTCACTATCTTCTCTTTGTCGGTGCCAACCAGTTTCACGGTGCCGGCTTCCACGCCCTCCGGCCTCTCAGTTTTCTGTCTCATGACCAGCACTGGTTTTCCAATGGACGGCGCCTCCTCTTGAATGCCGCCGGAATCGGTGAGGACAAGGTAGCACCGGCTCATCAAGTAGACAAATGGTTCATAGTCCAGAGGGTCTATGAGATAGATGTTGGGCTGTCCGCCGAGAATGCGCCTGACAGGACCCTGAACATTGGGATTCAGATGGACCGGGTAGACTATGGATACGTTCCTCCTGCGCTCGGCAATTTCCTTCAGAGCCATGCAGATATTCTCAAATCCCTCTCCAAAGCTCTCCCTTCTGTGTCCTGTGACCAGGACAAGCCTGCCCCCGTCATCGCCAAAGCGGGAAGGACAAGAAAGATTCCATTTCTCTTCAAAGTATCTCTCCCACTCGGCTCCGGAACCGGAGGCATCCTGCCTTCCTCTTACGTGAAACAAGGCGTCAACCACAGTGTTTCCGGTAAGCCAGATGTTTTCCTTTGAGACTCCTTCCTTGAGAAGATTGGACATCGCACGCTTGGTCGGGGCGAAATGATAGTCTGCCAGAACGCCTATCAGGTGCCTCATCCCTTCTTCCGGAAACGGGCTGAGTTTATCGTATGTCCTTAAGCCTGCCTCCACGTGACCGACGGCTATCTTGGAGTAGTATGCCGCAAGGGAAGCTGCAAAGGCGGTTGTCGTATCTCCCTGCACAAGTACGATCTCCGGCTCCTCCATTCCCAGAATATTTCGCAATCCCGACAATGATTTGGTCGTAATATCAAAAAGGTCCTGCCCCTCTGTCATGATATCCAGATCGTACTGTGGAGTAATGTCAAACACCTTGAGCACCTGGGCAAGCATCTCCCTGTGCTGTGCAGTAACGCAAACAACACCATCCAGCCCGTCTGCCCCATCAATCGCCCTCACAACAGGGGCCATCTTGATGGCTTCGGGGCGGGTTCCGAATACCATGAAGACTTTCATGCCGGCGTGTCCTTCCTCAAGTGATCGTCAATGCTAATCCGCAGCATGCTTCTCCAATACTTCCGGGCCATCGGTATGTACACCCATCTCCCTGTATTTTGCACATCTTCTTCTTATGAGCTCTTCAGCCGGGAGCTCGGAAAGGAGTGAAAGATGCCTCAAGATCGCCCCCTTCACCTGGAGCGCCGTCCACTCGACATCCCTGTGCGCCCCACCCAACGGCTCGGGTATTATCTCATCGATCACTCCCAGGGATTTGATGTCCTGGGCCGTGACTTTCATTGCCTCTGCCGCCTGGGATGCTTTCGCCCTGTCGCTCCAGAGTATTGCAGCGCAGCCCTCGGGCGAAATAACAGAATAGATTGCATTCTCAAGCATGAGCACAACATTCCCGACTGCAATCGCCAGCGCCCCGCCGCTCCCGCCCTCTCCGATCACAACTGCGATGAATGGCACCGGAAGAGTGGCCATTTCCTTTAGGTTTCTGGCTATGGCTTCACTCTGACCTCTTTCCTCAGCACCGATACCGGGATACGCGCCGGGAGTATCAACGAGACTCACTATCGGTCTCCTGAACTTGGCAGCGAGGTGCATCGCCCTCAGCGCCTTCCTGTATCCCTCGGGATGCGGCATGCCGAAGTTCCGGTACAGGTTATCCTTCGTGTTTCTTCCCTTCTGCTGCCCGATGACAACGATTGGAGTCGTATCTATCCTTGCAAGGCCGGTAATGATTGCCTTGTCGTCGGCGAAATTCCTGTCACCATGGATTTCAACAAAATCGCTGGTGATGAGCCTGATATAGTCGAGTGAATATGGCCTTCGGGGGTGGCGGGCAAGCTGTACCCTTTGCCACGTGTTGAGCTTGGAGTAGATCTCTTTCTTAAGTCTCTCTGCCCTTTTTTCAAGTCTGATAACTTCTTCTTTGACCTCGATGTTCTCCTCGGAGGCAAATTCCTTCAAATCCTGGATCTTCCGTTCAAGCTCAACAATCGGTTTCTCGAAATCAAGCCATGTGCCGTTCATCTGTTCCTTTTTGCCTCCGGATTGCCGGAAGGTTCTCCGCCATTTCCGAGCCGCACTCTGCCATTTCCAAGAACAGCTCTCAATGACTCTAGAAGCTCGGATGTTATCTCGACTTTCGTCGACTTGCCAAGCACCGAGACTTTGTTTCCGCTTTCAATCTGAACATGGAAGAGGACTTCGCAATTCCCCGGATAGGTTTCGAGTATCTTCCGCGTTCGCGAGAGGGAGTCTTTTGAGACCTCTTCCGGGACAATTTCAATATGAAGGGTGCCGAGAAGTTTCTTCCTGAATGACTCCCATGATACCACGTCCGAGACAAGGAGCTTTGACTCCTCCTCTTCTCTTGTGCTTGTCCGCCCTCTGACGAGAAGCACGGAATCTGACACCAGCGCATTCTTGGACTTCTCGTACACATCAGAGAATAGTATGCACTCTATGGACCCGGTCAGATCTTCGAGCGTGAGGAAGGCCATCCTCTTGCCTTTCCTGTCAGTTGTTGTCTTGACAGCGCCCACCACACCCACGACGCTTACCTCCTGACCGTCGGGAAGTTCTTTGAGCGATACGATTTTCGAAGTCATCGCTATCTCAATTTCTTCTTCAAATGGAGCAAGCGGGTGCTCAGTCAGATAGAATCCGAGCGCCTCCTTCTCCTTTGCAAGAAGAGTGGCCCTTGACCATTCCCGTGCTCCCTCTACTTCGTCCGAACCGCCTTCCCCGTTCTTCTCCACAAACAGCGATGCCTGAAGTTTTGTCCCTTCCTTTTGGCTGCCCTGCGCTCTTTGGTAGGCCTCGGGAAGAAGTGCCTCAAGCTTGCCCCTCCCCAGTCCGAAGCAGTCAAAAGCGCCGGCCCAGAGCAGGCTTTCAACAACCCTTCTATTCGCCGACCTCAAGTCAATCCTTCTCAGGAAATCAGAGAGACCGGTGAAATTCCCATCTTTCGCCCTCGCATCGACCATGCTCTTGACCGATGACAGACCCACGTTCTTGGTCGCGCCCAACCCGAACCTTACCCCGCCCTCTTCGAGCGTGAACGTTCCCAAACTCCTGTTTATGTCAGGGGGAAGGATCTTTATTCCCATTCTCCTAGCTTCGTCGATGAGGAGCATTATCCGGTCTGAGCTGTCCATTTCGCTCGTCAAAAGGGCAGCCATGAACTGCGCCGGATAGTGGGCTTTCAGAAAAGCCGTTCTGTACGAGAGAAGAGCATAAGCAACGGCGTGAGACTTGTTGAAACCGTATCCGGCGAAGTGGGCCATCAGATCGAATATCCTTCTTGCAGTGGCTTCAGGAATACCTCTCCCTTTTGCCCCGTCGATGAACGCTT
Coding sequences within:
- a CDS encoding acetyl-CoA carboxylase carboxyltransferase subunit alpha, with protein sequence MNGTWLDFEKPIVELERKIQDLKEFASEENIEVKEEVIRLEKRAERLKKEIYSKLNTWQRVQLARHPRRPYSLDYIRLITSDFVEIHGDRNFADDKAIITGLARIDTTPIVVIGQQKGRNTKDNLYRNFGMPHPEGYRKALRAMHLAAKFRRPIVSLVDTPGAYPGIGAEERGQSEAIARNLKEMATLPVPFIAVVIGEGGSGGALAIAVGNVVLMLENAIYSVISPEGCAAILWSDRAKASQAAEAMKVTAQDIKSLGVIDEIIPEPLGGAHRDVEWTALQVKGAILRHLSLLSELPAEELIRRRCAKYREMGVHTDGPEVLEKHAAD
- the wecB gene encoding UDP-N-acetylglucosamine 2-epimerase (non-hydrolyzing); protein product: MKVFMVFGTRPEAIKMAPVVRAIDGADGLDGVVCVTAQHREMLAQVLKVFDITPQYDLDIMTEGQDLFDITTKSLSGLRNILGMEEPEIVLVQGDTTTAFAASLAAYYSKIAVGHVEAGLRTYDKLSPFPEEGMRHLIGVLADYHFAPTKRAMSNLLKEGVSKENIWLTGNTVVDALFHVRGRQDASGSGAEWERYFEEKWNLSCPSRFGDDGGRLVLVTGHRRESFGEGFENICMALKEIAERRRNVSIVYPVHLNPNVQGPVRRILGGQPNIYLIDPLDYEPFVYLMSRCYLVLTDSGGIQEEAPSIGKPVLVMRQKTERPEGVEAGTVKLVGTDKEKIVKETFRLFDDASLYERMSTAVNPYGDGRAAERIVEVLEERVLEDLRSGAERPARDRTKLGV
- a CDS encoding Trm112 family protein; protein product: MLSKDLLDILVCPKCKGDLDYRRDEGKLLCHGCKLAYRIEDGIPIMLIDEAEKLS
- the porU gene encoding type IX secretion system sortase PorU, which produces MKQKNSAEVRFTDVMHHRFPLLPWPALVLTLILLGTGDLAGVSSAHETVTLLRSSPDIIEFEFNMGQVQQSPLPGGGETVTIEDCNNLMRNGEPALPRKEVLLGVRDGSSIDVTFSRLETADVGEIVFEGVNSDARGRFPAAPVELASVSSMRNQRVASIIITPVEFDAGRKTTVLTKRMIISVRMKGGRAPSYSAEKEPLESIYSSALLNYESARAWRVQRKGPAKKAFSTTDYFNSSQNWVKLYVEESGLYAVTPSLLRSAGVDQAAVAAIDPSTLRVFSGSLTMLDEAALDSALPSWMDECAILGSYDSDAFFEDDEYVAFFALSPSGWLSGFSTAQRSRSYYENIYTRYSVLWLTWGGSFTQNPLPRAMTERSAAAGARSAFESFPERIHLEQNRFHDATLIQDKTRVDRTVKWEKWWWEVLHDTDPPTYKILRLPGIVASTPVKFLARFWGESNVRSSFYNTHYLNLMWNSLADTLASVGWNGGYKDPSASGRIDIVRTIDPSSFRLGELDTLFMDIPLIVDPSLPSGITRDDQTYLAFFEFDYERQLKTESNRLGFGSTDSTGNVTYSVSGVTSASGVPQVYALDVTDWRNPVKLTGIRKNQAGTGSYTIEIDDDMAGSPRRYWICTLDGMRSPVKAEVDDPPLNGAGATRWLRAASEADYIVVVGDKLKSGVEPLRSLRSRRLPGIGSPKVEVITMSDIYDEFAWGMVDPTALRNFLRFAYAEWLRQPSFIVFVGDATRDYKDFEGTHIENQIPTYQNGYDQYTSTQYVTDDWFALMDTVPTDNLLDLAVGRVPAKDLAELGILLNKIITYEESPESGDWRSKVILVADDTCKRQEADNLAWTHVLQAERLSIYLPAEFDRKKVYLTEFQQSPLIYPDQPVCKLDSKPKAKEMLKSLIGSGALIFNFVGHGGADLLADEDVFRDIDVGTLTNGRRLHLFISASCAVGKFDEPTTEGIGEAILKFAGGGSIASFAATDLAFPGENSALNTSFFDNLFPLESFMNPVALGVATMLAKNHLRSSINSQKYVLLGDPGLVLSAPSKQVTVQVASDYGDTLKAGSRATVSGEVLLSGTKDSSFNGFVKVEVRDLERKRGILPNATYTQGVDYYLEGAPIFRGEFPVSAGSFSGSFVVPVELTPRTLPRTLDTLVVVKPASGRVKAYVYGSAGDGVGIKFPTQISIEKVTTTDSIAPTIALRFEGKPWCVIPGANETDRNLGRVRPGSKLTVRISDESGMNITGLTPYYTIHMKIDNGAAVDLTESFEYDAGSSTVGSFVYSLPSISLGPHTISVRASDNLNHRREAGDLNNPIRFAVVDVEDIKTVFNFPNPFSEWTDISFELTQPSEVTIKIFTVSGRQLRILKTAGEIGQNNVRWDGLDETGIRVANGLYIYKISAKGTASGKTATSVGRAVMMR